In the Parashewanella tropica genome, TTTAACGATCAGGGTGTTAACTTTGTGATCTTTCTTATCATTTTCACCATTAATTTCATCGACGTATAGGAAAATAGTTTTATTACTGTTTTTCTCTAAAGATAGAAGATGGTTTTTAAGAATAGTTTTTTTAGTTCCAGCGTTAGTTATATCAACACCGTAGTCACCTTTAGCGTGTTTTATACTTTCACTGCGTTTACCTAGCATAAGGTTGGCTACATCAGGCGTGTCATCAACACTTCCAAGGAAAAAATCTACGCTAGAGTTGTAATCAGGTAGCAAATCAATTTTTTGAATACCGTTATAAACTTTGTACTTAGCTTCAGCATCGTGATCAACATATTCAACAGTTGATGAGCCAGCTACACGATCCAGAGTTACTGGTGATGAACCTGAACCGGTGTTCTTTCTGATCACCATTACATACTGACTAGTATGCTTATGAGTAACTTTTTCTGATTGATAAACTACGTCAGTTTTACCAGCTTCAGTAATGTAAAATACGTAATCATCGTATTTTAGTTTTTTACTATCAGATAGACCTTTGTAAGCAACAGTGGCAACTTTGGTTGCTTCTTTAAAGGTTTCGTTACCTTTAGAAACGTGCAGCTCATAATTATTTGAATTCGAGTACAGGTTTAATGCTCGAATATCAAAAACTTTGTCTTTCTTGTCTTGATCAGTGTTGATCACATCGATGGTGTATTTTTCAACTTGTGGAGCATCGATGGTGTTGGTCAATACTAGTAATTTAATTTTGCCTTTTTCAGCTTTAACTTCGCCCTTGTTAAAAAGCTTTAAGTCATCACGCTTTGTGCTGGTTCCATCTTGCCATGCTAGTTCGTAAGTATGCTTACGAACAGGGATGTCATGGTTAATACCTGCTTTACTATATTCAACGCCAGAGTATGTTCTTTCGAAATGATCGTCCTTACTAGAATTTGGATTCTCATCGATAGTTAGAAACACTTCAGGAGCAGTTTCAGAAGCATTATAAAATTTAACATAGCCTTTATCTGTAGCTGGTTTTGATCCGGAACCAGAACCAGAATCGGAGCCACATGCAGATAATCCCAAAATACAGCCTGTTATGAGTACTGATTTTGAAAAAAATTTATTATTGTTTATTTTCGATAAACTCATTTTTCACCCATATAATAATTTGATATCAGCAACGACACCTTTGTTCGATGCATTAAATGCATACTATCATAAGGTTGCATGAGATATGTTATCCAATATTACTTTTTGTTCTATTTTATGAATAAAATTTGAGTTTATTTACTTCATTTTAGAGACGTTCCACGTGCGTAAAATAAAGTGTTGTGTAAAATTTAATCAAAAAATACTTGATTTTAGATTTTAAACCCATTATTTCTAAAGTAGCACTGTCAGTCTTTCTCACCTTTCTTTCTCCTATCATGGCGGTGCAGAATAACAACATATACAAGCGCTACTTGGTATAAAACGTATTTACTTGACTGTATTTAGAGAGTTTTTTACTCCAACAATACAGCTGTGAGGACGAATATTATGAAGAGAAGGAAACGAGATAAACTTGATCGAGCATTTTCTAAAGGATATCAAGCTGGAATAGGTGGTAAGTCAAAAGAGCAATGCCC is a window encoding:
- the rmf gene encoding ribosome modulation factor → MKRRKRDKLDRAFSKGYQAGIGGKSKEQCPYMSLESRTQWLGGWREGVDERFTCLPIK